In the genome of Podospora pseudocomata strain CBS 415.72m chromosome 2 map unlocalized CBS415.72m_2.2, whole genome shotgun sequence, one region contains:
- the GPX2 gene encoding Glutathione peroxidase 2 (COG:E; EggNog:ENOG503P24F) yields the protein MTSSPWTACKGQEYPLSNFKDKVILIVNVASKCGFTSQYAGLQELYKNITAKHPDQFVILGFPCNQFGGQEPDAEAEIVTFCERNFGVTFPIMQKIEVNGDNAHPLFEWLKEQKSGLLGLKRIKWNFEKFLIGKDGQVKGRWASVTGPASLEKEILAELEK from the exons ATGACTTCAAGCCCTTGGACAGCAt GCAAGGGCCAAGAAtaccccctctccaacttcAAAGACAAAGTAATCCTCATTGTCAACGTCGCCTCCAAGTGCGGCTTCACCTCACAGTATGCCGGTCTTCAGGAGCTCTACAAAAACATCACCGCCAAGCACCCAGACCAGTTCGTCATCCTTGGCTTCCCCTGCAACCAGTTCGGCGGCCAGGAACCCGACGCCGAGGCGGAAATCGTCACCTTTTGCGAGCGCAACTTTGGCGTCACCTTTCCCATTATGCAAAAGATTGAGGTGAATGGTGACAATGCCCACCCCTTGTTCGAGTGGCTCAAGGAGCAAAAGTCTGGCCTCCTCGGGCTCAAGAGGATCAAGTGGAACTTTGAGAAGTTTTTGATTGGCAAGGACGGCCAGGTTAAGGGGAGATGGGCTAGTGTGACGGGCCCGGCTTctctggagaaggagatctTGGCTGAGTTGGAGAAGTAA
- a CDS encoding uncharacterized protein (EggNog:ENOG503NUFC; COG:I; COG:T), translated as MNIGKKFDRAFQWAGEKMGSEAKTTMSDDFKQLEMEMALRFEGMERLQRSMNQYVKWVGRRVEAAEDREKGLPAAYLGRTMVAHGEEFQPDSDFGNCLITMGRANERVSAIQEAYVGEATTTWLESLERSLAMMKEYQAARKKLENRRLAYDASISKSQKAKRDDFRIDDELRAAKAKYEESSEDVGRRMQDIRDAEADSVRDLTQFLDAELDYHERCAEELRRVRQNWPGAPAPGGMSTYGSIERRPTTGRARSNTAQSFSERAPRVSSQKIYESDETESSAPPVRMPASRTGRIGLPVQPQNQQDGTVRPTISKASTFQGGASLERERIGGGRISGASTPSSVYGVNQNIPNVSNLRGQLRPVNKIVTTKDDVFGDRDDDTSDTGSPDWGRSSSPATSVGSASLTRTSSYPVVKKAPPPPPPSRSKKPAPPVPARREVGY; from the exons ATGAATATTGGCAAGAAGTTCGACCGCGCCTTCCAATGGGCCGGCGAGAAGATGGGCAGTGAAGCAAAGACTACCATGTCTGATGACTTCAAGCAGCTCGAAATGGAGATGGCTCTTCgttttgagg GCATGGAACGCCTCCAAAGGTCAATGAATCAATACGTCAAATGGGTTGGCCGCCGTGTCGAGGCTGCGGAAGACAGAGAGAAGGGCCTCCCAGCTGCCTATCTGGGCCGCACAATGGTTGCACACGGCGAGGAGTTCCAACCAGATTCCGACTTTGGCAACTGCCTCATAACGATGGGTCGGGCCAACGAGAGAGTTTCCGCAATCCAGGAGGCTTATGTTGGGGAGGCCACAACAACCTGGCTGGAGTCGCTGGAGAGGTCGCTGGCTATGATGAAGGAGTATCAG GCTGCCcgcaagaagctcgagaacCGCCGCCTTGCGTATGACGCCAGCATCTCCAAGTCCCAGAAGGCCAAGCGAGATGACTTCAGAATCGACGACGAGCTTCGCGCCGCCAAGGCCAAATACGAGGAATCTTCCGAGGACGTTGGGCGCCGTATGCAGGACATTCGGGATGCTGAAGCCGATAGCGTACGGGATTTGACGCAGTTCTTGGACGCCGAGCTCGACTACCATGAGCGGTGTGCCGAGGAACTCAGACGTGTTCGCCAAAACTGGCCAGGAGCACCGGCACCCGGAGGCATGAGCACATATGGCAGTATCGAACGGCGCCCAACAACCGGCCGTGCCAGGTCGAATACGGCGCAGAGCTTCTCTGAGCGTGCTCCTCGGGTGAGCAGCCAGAAGATCTACGAGTCCGACGAGACCGAATCGAGCGCACCACCTGTCCGCATGCCTGCGTCTCGTACTGGACGTATCGGCCTTCCAGTTCAACCTCAAAATCAGCAAGACGGTACGGTTCGCCCCACCATCAGCAAAGCTAGTACTTTCCAGGGCGGTGCGAGTCTGGAGCGGGAGCGTATCGGCGGAGGTCGGATATCCGGCGCCAGCACTCCAAGCTCGGTGTACGGCGTCAACCAAAACATCCCCAACGTCAGCAACTTGCGTGGCCAGTTGCGTCCTGTTAACAAGATCGTGACCACCAAGGACGATGTGTTTGGCGACCGGGATGACGACACGAGCGATACGGGAAGCCCGGATTGGGGCCGTAGCTCAAGTCCCGCCACCAGTGTAGGGAGCGCCAGTCTTACACGCACGTCTAGTTATCCTGTCGTGAAGAAggctccaccgccgcctcctccgagCAGATCCAAGaagcctgctcctccagtACCAGCGAGACGGGAGGTTGGTTACTAG
- the hob3 gene encoding BAR adaptor protein Hob3 (COG:U; EggNog:ENOG503NV9C), whose translation MSWAGFKKNVNRATTQVMMKTGHVEKTNDRDYEVEERRFRTMEAASLRLQKEAKGYLDSLRAMTASQMRIAETIDAFYGEAGAKDGVSRSYKQAVEDLDAETIKALDGPYRTTVLEPISRFCAYFPDVNECIKKRSHKLLDYDALRAKVKKLVEKPDKDVTKLPRAEKEMDMAKAAYEQLNEQLCTELPQLIDLRVPYLDPSFEALVKIQLRFCAEAYSRMAQVQQYLDADTRDQYAEGHLDSRVEQVLQEIRELSISGTV comes from the exons ATGTCTTGGGCGG GCTTCAAGAAGAATGTCAACCGCGCTACGAcgcaggtgatgatgaagactg GCCATGTCGAGAAGACAAATGACCGAGATTATGAAGTTGAAGAAAG ACGTTTCAGAACCATGGAGGCGGCATCGCTGCGGTTACAGAAGGAGGCAAAGGGATACCTCGATTCTCTGCGAG CGATGACGGCCTCACAAATGCGTATTGCCGAGACAATCGATGCCTTCTACGGCGAAGCCGGCGCTAAGGACGGCGTGAGCAGGAGCTACAAGCAAGCAGTAGAGGATTTGGATGCCGAAACGATCAAGGCGCTCGACGGGCCATATCGGACGACAGTGCTAGAGCCCATCTCGAGATTTTGCGCCTACTTTCCCGATGTGAATGAGT GTATCAAGAAGCGCAGCCACAAACTCCTCGACTACGACGCACTACGTGCCAAGGTTAAGAAGCTGGTCGAAAAGCCCGACAAGGATGTTACCAAGCTCCCAAgagcggagaaggagatggacaTGGCCAAGGCAGCATACGAACAGCTCAACGAACAATTGTGCACGGAGCTGCCACAGCTCATCGATCTACGCGTTCCTTACCTTGATCCATCATTCGAGGCACTTGTCAAGATCCAATTGCGGTTTTGCGCAGAGGCTTACAGCAGAATGGCTCAGGTGCAGCAGTACCTAGATGCGGACACTAGAGATCAGTACGCTGAGGGCCACTTGGATAGCAGAGTCGAACAGGTGCTACAGGAGATAAGAGAACTGAGCATCAGTGGGACCGTGTAa
- the LGA1 gene encoding L-threo-3-deoxy-hexylosonate aldolase (COG:H; EggNog:ENOG503P05F), translating to MTATNGATNGHSSPRRPLPCGIYAPTMTFFDAETEDLDIPTIKKHAERLVKDGLVGLVTMGSNGEAIHCTREEKLAVTKATREALDEAGFTDTPIIIGATEGSVRGTIELCKLAKDVGADYALLLPPSYFRFLMDEQAIYDYFVSVADESPLGLILYNYPGAVAGIDMDSDLLIKLAAHPNIVGTKFTCGNTGKLTRVALATEAKTPWAEGSGYMAFGGMCDFTVQTLASGGSGIIAGGANVMPKVCTKVWNLYAEGKTEEAIALQKTLSKGDWVLTKAAIAGTKQAIQSYFGYGGHPRRPLKRLDKVKVTAIEEGVREVMEVERSL from the coding sequence ATGACTGCCACCAATGGTGCCACCAATGGCCACTCCTCCCCAAGGAGGCCACTCCCATGTGGTATCTACGCCCCCACCATGACATTCTTCGACGCCGAGACTGAAGACCTCgacatccccaccatcaagaagcacGCCGAAAGACTAGTCAAGGACGGCCTCGTAGGCCTTGTCACAATGGGATCCAACGGGGAGGCCATCCACTGCACACGTGAAGAGAAGCTAGCAGTGACCAAGGCTACGAGAGAGGCACTCGACGAGGCCGGCTTCACAgacacccccatcatcatcggtgCCACCGAGGGCAGCGTCCGGGGAACGATTGAGCTGTGCAAGCTGGCCAAAGATGTCGGTGCTGATTACGCCCTGCTCCTCCCACCATCCTACTTTCGGTTCTTGATGGATGAGCAGGCTATATACGATTATTTCGTGAGCGTTGCCGACGAGAGCCCGCTGGGATTGATCTTGTACAACTACCCCGGCGCCGTGGCTGGCATAGACATGGACTCGGACCTTCTTATCAAGTTGGCCGCGCACCCAAACATTGTCGGGACAAAATTCACATGTGGAAACACGGGAAAGCTGACGAGAGTGGCGCTGGCAACGGAGGCAAAGACACCGTGGGCGGAAGGGTCAGGGTACATGGCGTTTGGAGGAATGTGTGACTTTACAGTGCAGACTTTGGCAAGCGGGGGCAGCGGGATCATTGCTGGAGGCGCGAACGTCATGCCAAAGGTTTGCACAAAAGTATGGAACTTGTATGCGGAAgggaagacggaggaggccATTGCGCTGCAGAAGACGCTGTCGAAGGGGGACTGGGTGTTGACCAAGGCGGCGATCGCGGGGACGAAGCAGGCTATTCAGAGTTATTTTGGGTATGGTGGGCACCCGAGGAGGCCGCTGAAAAGGTTGGATAAAGTAAAGGTTACTGctattgaggagggggtgagggaggttatggaggttgagaggtcgttgtga
- a CDS encoding uncharacterized protein (EggNog:ENOG503P4AK; COG:J) — protein MSVRRILVVGLGNPGEAYRNTYHSAGNIVLNALRNQMAGTQPSFKVARHGKKSTEASIGPKYSFLQSPCVMNVTGTWFARAYREHLIDNGLSPAELGVVLVHDDLEEELGVVKIRDWARSHRGHNGIKSVNASLKAHPEGKWARVSIGIGRPVERERASVSDYVLSKIPRHARGILEEKGGSGLLAALMDLERKWEAS, from the coding sequence ATGTCTGTTCGGcgcatcctcgtcgtcggcctcggcAACCCCGGCGAAGCCTACCGCAACACCTACCACTCAGCCGGCAACATCGTCCTCAACGCTCTACGAAACCAGATGGCTGGTACGCAGCCTTCCTTCAAGGTAGCGCGGCATGGAAAGAAGAGCACAGAAGCCTCCATCGGGCCAAAATATTCGTTTCTGCAAAGTCCCTGTGTTATGAATGTGACTGGGACATGGTTCGCAAGGGCTTACAGGGAGCACCTTATTGACAATGGGCTCAGTCCAGCTGAGTTGGGAGTTGTACTGGTGCATGATGacctggaggaggagctgggtgTAGTGAAGATTAGGGATTGGGCGCGGAGTCATAGGGGGCATAACGGCATCAAGAGCGTGAACGCCTCGTTAAAGGCTCATCCAGAAGGGAAGTGGGCTAGGGTTTCGATCGGTATTGGGAggccggtggagagggagagggcgtcGGTTTCGGATTATGTGCTGAGCAAGATCCCAAGGCATGCTAGAGGGAttctggaggagaagggaggTTCTGGGCTGTTGGCTGCGTTGATGGATTTGGAGAGGAAATGGGAGGCTTCATGA
- a CDS encoding uncharacterized protein (COG:D; BUSCO:EOG09263SFX; EggNog:ENOG503NUG0) yields MATEDARYRDSSQYRLWSFSPTQLSALREKTNAAARARISERLLSHPLPVSTSKQDLSAPTSNANTPDPDGNSTPALPEFLTPAEELTLVGYYTSEILRASEALHYADEIKATAAMFLKRFYITNSIMTYPPAEMFFVALFFACKVDTGHVNLAEYTKIFNKSAEEILAGEFLLCQGLRFAFDVKHPYRALRGAMMELASLPDMQKDLKRLDEAEAKARKVLQFSPLMTDAYFHYTPSQIMLAALSLADRGLAERLIQETFHFVAAEGNDTPGGGGGDNNKGNEEKARVIGSQIRDKVLGAIEGCRDMLSRELPERKDHWLNKQVIKTQITPLRKKLLKCKDPERWNLVELQRVRREQAAKKMDSDDEDDLGGGKKVKKEEDGDIFGGDLGHSAKKRKMTVKKEEDPFGGPMVKKEEPFGGTKVKEEDLSFGRFGGAL; encoded by the exons ATGGCAACCGAAGACGCGCGCTACCGCGACTCCTCCCAATACCGTCTCTGGtccttctccccaacccagctcAGCGCCCTCCGCGAAAAGACCAACGCCGCCGCGCGCGCGAGGATTTCCGAGCGTTTACTTTCCCACCCACTCCCCGTCTCGACATCGAAGCAGGACCTCTCggccccaacctccaacgccaacacccccgacccAGACGGAAACAGCACACCGGCCCTACCGGAGTTTTTGACTCCAGCAGAGGAGCTCACGCTGGTGGGGTACTACACCTCGGAAATCCTCCGCGCGTCGGAAGCCCTCCACTACGCGGACGAGATCAAAGCCACGGCCGCCATGTTCCTAAAGAGGTTCTACATCACAAACAGCATCATGACGTACCCGCCGGCGGAAATGTTTTTTGTCGCGCTGTTTTTTGCGTGCAAGGTCGACACGGGACATGTCAATCTGGCGGAGTATACTAAAATCTTCAATAAATCCGCCGAGGAGATCCTCGCGGGGGAGTTTCTTCTGTGTCAGGGGTTGAGGTTCGCGTTTGATGTTAAACACCCTTACCGTGCGCTTCGGGGGGCGATGATGGAATTGGCGAGTTTGCCGGATATGCAGAAGGacttgaagaggttggatgaggcggaggcgaaggcgaggaaggtgctGCAGTTTAGTCCGTTGATGACGGATGCGTACTTTCATTACACGCCGAGCCAGATTATGCTTGCTGCGTTGAGTTTGGCGGAtagggggttggcggagaggttgattCAGGAGACGTTTCATTTtgtggcggcggaggggaaTGATACCCccggggggggagggggtgataaCAACAAGGGAAATGAGGAAAAGGCGAGGGTGATTGGGAGTCAGATTAGGGATAAGGTGCTCGGGGCTATTGAGGGGTGTAGGGATATGTTGAGTAGGGAGTTGCCTGAGAGGAAGGATCACTGGCTTAat AAACAAGTCATCAAGACTCAGATCACGCCCCTGCGGAAGAAGCTTCTCAAGTGCAAGGACCCGGAACGGTGGAATTTGGTGGAGCTgcagagggtgaggagggaacaggcggcgaagaagatggactcggatgatgaagatgatcttgggggtgggaagaaggtgaagaaggaggaggatggggatatTTTTGGGGGTGATTTGGGGCATAGtgccaagaagaggaagatgacggtgaagaaggaggaggatccgTTTGGGGGACCGATGGTGAAAAAAGAGGAGCCCTTTGGGGGGAcgaaggtgaaggaggaggatttgtcCTTTGGAAGGTTTGGTGGGGCGTTGTGA
- a CDS encoding uncharacterized protein (EggNog:ENOG503NU73; COG:E), which produces MEEQQKRNIVIIGGGIIGCTTAYFLTRHPKFNPNLHTITLLEATAIAAGASGKAGGLLALWAYPQSLVPLSYRLHKALAEEHNGAERWGYRRVGCGSITATVTRDDLLARTKTNPTPSSPVKGEQNGNGVATNSQNNDALPIQSSVAGDPAQGDKESDWQKLPKQDEDATTLLKPSVLPQDLDWFDSTVVQHYQEMGQPGATETAQVHPFHFTTSIAALAQQKGVDFRIGAKVTRLKYNSEKTKVIGLQYEDRNSSEVVDLDNVTDVVVSAGPWTGKILPRTKIEGLRAHSVVYEVDVTPYAVFTDIVLPTDFVPEHRARKGQKRKHKRNVDPEVYARPFGEVYACDPSIPLPETADLVQCDEDQCDDLTAYMGTVSPILASAPIKAKQACYLPRHMRFGTERDPVIGQSYVKGLWIASGHTCWGIQNGPGTGCLMAELILDGEARSADITELEPKKYKV; this is translated from the exons ATGGAGGAGCAACAGAAAAGAAATATTGTTATTATCG GGGGCGGTATTATCGGATGCACGACGGCCTACTTCCTAACACGGCATCCCAAGTTCAATCCGAACCTTCACACGATCACTCTACTCGAAGCAACGGCGATTGCTGCTGGCGCATCCGGAAAAGCTGGTGGGCTCCTGGCGCTATGGGCCTACCCGCAATCTCTGGTTCCATTATCATACCGACTACACAAAGCGTTGGCAGAGGAGCATAATGGCGCCGAGCGCTGGGGATATAGACGAGTAGGATGTGGGTCTATCACAGCGACTGTTACTCGAGACGACCTCCTCGCTAGAACCAAGACGaacccaacaccctcgtcaCCTGTGAAAGGAGAGCAAAATGGAAATGGGGTGGCTACAAACAGTCAAAACAATGATGCTCTTCCGATACAGAGCTCAGTGGCCGGTGACCCTGCCCAGGGCGACAAAGAATCAGACTGGCAAAAGCTCCCGAAGCAAGACGAAGATGCCACTACCCTGCTCAAGCCTTCTGTTCTACCGCAAGATCTCGACTGGTTCGACTCTACAGTCGTTCAACACTATCAAGAGATGGGTCAACCTGGAGCAACCGAAACAGCACAAGTTCATCCTTTTCATTTCACTACCTCAATTGCCGCCCTCGCTCAACAAAAGGGAGTTGATTTCCGAATAGGCGCAAAGGTCACTCGTCTCAAGTACAACAGCGAGAAAACAAAGGTTATCGGGCTACAGTACGAAGACAGAAACAGCAGCGAAGTTGTTGATCTGGACAATGTGACAGATGTAGTTGTATCTGCCGGGCCATGGACAGGCAAGATCCTGCCTAGAACCAAGATTGAAGGATTGAGGGCACATAGTGTGGTTTATGAGGTAGATGTGACGCCGTATGCTGTCTTTACCGACATTGTGCTGCCAACAGACTTTGTGCCTGAGCATCGGGCGAGAAAGgggcagaagaggaagcatAAGCGGAATGTTGATCCGGAGGTGTATGCTAGACCTTTTGGTGAGGTATATGCTTGTG ATCCTTCGATCCCTCTTCCAGAAACTGCAGACTTGGTGCAGTGCGACGAAGACCAATGTGATGACTTGACTGCATATATGGGAACCGTTTCGCCTATCTTGGCGAGTGCTCCCATCAAAGCGAAACAGGCATGCTATCTGCCAAGGCATATGAGGTTTGGCACGGAGCGTGACCCAGTCATTGGGCAGTCTTACGTGAAGGGGTTGTGGATCGCTTCCGGGCATACATGTTGGGGGAttcagaacggtcctggtACTGGGTGTTTGATGGCTGAACTGATCCTGGATGGTGAAGCAAGGAGCGCTGACATTACAGAGCTCGAGCCGAAGAAGTATAAGGTCTAA